CCCGGGTGAATTTGGTGAGCCGATTGTTTATACAGATGCTCTTTATTCTGCAAGTCTTGGAATTGCGGCTTTTGATAAAGAACCGTATGAAGATAAATGGGGACGATTCTATAGTGCTTACGTTCCGGTTTTTAATTCCAAAGGAAAGGTTGGTGGAATAATTGCCGTTGATGCTGATGCAGACTGGTATGAAAAACGGCTAAGGGAACATATTATAACAGTTCTGATTATTTGTATTGTTTCGCTGCTAGCCGGTGGCATTATTGTATTTCTTGTAATCAGTAAATTACACAGACGGTTATCATTTATCAATATAGAGATGAATCTGCTTACGGAAGAAGTTGATGAGCTTGCTCATGCATTAAAAATAGCTTCCGGCCGTCGTTCTGATTCTTTTGAATATAATGATTCTTACAAACTGTATGAGGAGGATTCTCAGTCTTTAAAACGAGATGAATTTGAGGAACTGTATAATTGTTTGAAATATGTACGGAACGAACTTCAGCAGTATATTGATGATGCTCATAAAATGGCTTATACAGATGCTCTCACTGGAGCTGCAAATCGAAACGCTTATGTAGAGATTATTAAAGAACTTGATGCACAGCTGGCAGAAAGAGAACTTGATTTTTCTATTGCTGTTTTTGACATTAACGGACTTAAGCCTGCAAATGACAGTTTTGGCCATGACTATGGTGATATGCTGATTATTACAGCTTCTGATATTTTAAAAGACTTCGTTGGTTCAGAAAACCTTTACAGAATAGGTGGAGATGAATTTGCAGCTGTATTAGATATATCTGATGATAAAAAATTAGATAAAATTTTTAAGGCTATAGATTCTGCAGTTGCAGAAACAAATGAAAAAAATACAGAGTTTAATTCAGAGGCTCCTCTTGCCATATCAAAAGGATATGCAATTTATGCTTCTGGAAAAGATTCAGATGTGCAGTCGGTTTTCCGCCGTGCAGATGAACAAATGTATTCAGATAAAGCTGCCTATTATAAGAAGCATGACCGTCGCCACCGATAGCATATCTATTGAGACAACTCTTCAAAATCATTATAATCAATCATTACTTTCTATATTATTGATTTTTTGAAATAACGAGGTTTTTTATGAGTGAAGTAAGAGTTCGTTACGCACCTTCCCCAACTGGAATGCAGCACATTGGTGGTGTTCGCACTGCACTTTTTAATTATCTTTTTGCACGTTCACAAAACGGAAAATTTATCCTTCGTCTCGAAGATACAGACCGTACACGCTACGATGAAAAATATGTACAAAATCTTTACGATACAATGGCATGGCTTGGAATCGACTGGGATGAAGGCGGTTCAAAAGGCGGCGAATACGGTCCTTACGTTCAGAGCGAACGCTTTGAGCTTTACAAGAAATATGCTTATGAACTCGTAGAAAAGGGAGAGGCTTACTACTGTTTCTGTGATGCAGAACGCCTCGACCGTATCCGCAAGATTCAGACAGAAAATAAGATGGCTCCAGGTTATGACCGCAACTGCCGTCACCTTACTCCAGAAGAAGTAAAGGCTAATCTCGATGCAGGTAAGCCATACGTAATCCGTCTTAAGGTTCCAATGGAAGGAGAAACAAAATTCTCTGACCACCTTCTCGGCGATATCGTTTGGAAGAACGAAGATATTTCTCCAGATCCAGTTTTGCTTAAGTCTGATGGTTTCCCAACATATCACCTTGCAAATATTGTTGATGACCACTTTATGAAAATCAGCCACGTAATGCGCGCTCAGGAATGGATTCCTTCTACTCCACTGCATGTTCAGATGTACCGCGCTTTCGGCTGGGAGCATCCTGAGTTCTGTCACCTTCCAATGGTAAACGGTTCAGATGGAAAGAAACTTTCTAAGCGCCACGGTTCTACATCTTTGAACGAGTTCCGTGCCCGCGGTTATCTTCCACAGGCTATCGTAAATTACGTTGCTATGCTCGGTTGTTCTTACGAAGAAGGAAAAGAATTCTATACAATGGAAGAACTTGCAAAGGCATTTAAGCTTGAGCACCTCAATAAGGCACCGGCTGTATTCGACTACAAGAAGCTTGAATATTTCAACGCTAACTATATCCGCCAGCTCTCAACAGAAGAACTGTACAAATGGACTCTTCCATTTATTACAGGT
The Treponema bryantii DNA segment above includes these coding regions:
- a CDS encoding sensor domain-containing diguanylate cyclase, with amino-acid sequence MKSRASFSKLSVLVISILLLVVNGALGTILILQSRNDLRQQMQGRMLDILNSAASLLDGDVLEKLQKEDEDTPEYQYSLGILRAFQDNFKLDYIYGIRDMGNKQFSFTIDPAPVDPGEFGEPIVYTDALYSASLGIAAFDKEPYEDKWGRFYSAYVPVFNSKGKVGGIIAVDADADWYEKRLREHIITVLIICIVSLLAGGIIVFLVISKLHRRLSFINIEMNLLTEEVDELAHALKIASGRRSDSFEYNDSYKLYEEDSQSLKRDEFEELYNCLKYVRNELQQYIDDAHKMAYTDALTGAANRNAYVEIIKELDAQLAERELDFSIAVFDINGLKPANDSFGHDYGDMLIITASDILKDFVGSENLYRIGGDEFAAVLDISDDKKLDKIFKAIDSAVAETNEKNTEFNSEAPLAISKGYAIYASGKDSDVQSVFRRADEQMYSDKAAYYKKHDRRHR
- the gltX gene encoding glutamate--tRNA ligase; the encoded protein is MSEVRVRYAPSPTGMQHIGGVRTALFNYLFARSQNGKFILRLEDTDRTRYDEKYVQNLYDTMAWLGIDWDEGGSKGGEYGPYVQSERFELYKKYAYELVEKGEAYYCFCDAERLDRIRKIQTENKMAPGYDRNCRHLTPEEVKANLDAGKPYVIRLKVPMEGETKFSDHLLGDIVWKNEDISPDPVLLKSDGFPTYHLANIVDDHFMKISHVMRAQEWIPSTPLHVQMYRAFGWEHPEFCHLPMVNGSDGKKLSKRHGSTSLNEFRARGYLPQAIVNYVAMLGCSYEEGKEFYTMEELAKAFKLEHLNKAPAVFDYKKLEYFNANYIRQLSTEELYKWTLPFITGTGDATLEINPENPQPKPNVGPEFSGVALGEDGKPYCVDKSMNMSSEDVEKTLMGLMPLIQERLKFLTEAAEMVHFMFTEPAVPPVEQLVPKKIDAAKTKEVLEAAKDFVHQCFSLDHEGAEALAKSKAEELGIKLGDFMMPIRMAVTGSRVSPPLIGSILVLGEEKSLARIEKAIATL